One part of the Asterias amurensis chromosome 11, ASM3211899v1 genome encodes these proteins:
- the LOC139943994 gene encoding BTB/POZ domain-containing protein KCTD5-like, which yields MATGGVGAVSSNHLTMETDVSRQNGVQEKTESKWVRLNVGGTYFLTTRTTLCRDPKSFLCRLCQDDPVPDLSSDTDDTGAYLIDRDPTYFGPVLNYLRHGKLVLNKDLSEEGVLEEAEFYNITSLIKTVKERIRDRDTRTAQGSLKHVYRVLQCQEEELTQMVSTMSDGWRFEQLVNIGSSYNYSNEDQCEFLCVVSKELNNTDGIPTAEPTDKAKILQERAFRLRDHRS from the exons ATGGCGACTGGTGGGGTCGGTGCAGTGAGCAGCAATCACTTGACAATGGAAACAGACGTTTCTCGACAAAACGGCGTCCAAGAGAAAACAGAATCGAAGTGGGTTCGGCTGAATGTAGGAGGAACATATTTCTTGACCACTAGGACGACACTATGTAGAGATCCCAAGTCATTTCTATGCAGATTATGTCAAGATGATCCAGTCCCGGACCTAAGTTCGGACACG GATGACACCGGTGCCTATCTGATCGACCGTGACCCGACCTACTTTGGGCCAGTTTTAAATTACCTGAGGCATGGCAAGCTGGTATTAAACAAGGACCTATCAGAGGAAG GTGTTTTAGAAGAAGCAGAGTTCTATAACATTACATCATTAATAAAGACAGTCAAAGAGAGAATACGAGATAGGGATACACGAACAGCACAG GGTTCTTTAAAGCACGTGTATAGAGTATTACAGTGCCAAGAAGAGGAATTAACGCAAATGGTCTCCACAATGTCAGATGGATGGAGATTTGAACAG CTGGTAAACATTGGTTCATCTTATAACTATAGCAATGAGGACCAGTGTGAGTTCTTGTGTGTGGTATCTAAGGAACTAAACAACACAGACGGGATTCCCACGGCAGAACCAACAGACAAAGCAAAG aTCTTACAAGAACGGGCATTCCGGTTGAGAGATCATAGGTCATAG